One part of the Oscillatoria sp. FACHB-1407 genome encodes these proteins:
- a CDS encoding undecaprenyl-diphosphate phosphatase yields MNWFQAAILGIVQGLTEFLPISSTAHLKVVPVAMGWGDPGVAFTAVLQLGSIAAILWYFWSDLTQVTVGMTQALMRSQYESKDFRMGLGIILGTIPIVIGGVLIKVLIPDFDRSPLRSMAAIATASIGMSLLLAFSEYVGKRKRTLDDIGTQDGIWMGFAQALALIPGVSRSGSTLTAGLFIGLERAAAARYSFLLGIPAITIAGLVELKTLLEVGVRGAELLPLVIGVITAAASSYAAIAWLLRYLQNHNTWVFIWYRLGFGIAILGAIAANLVQNV; encoded by the coding sequence ATGAATTGGTTTCAAGCGGCGATTTTAGGAATTGTGCAGGGATTGACGGAGTTTTTGCCAATTAGCAGCACGGCTCACCTCAAAGTCGTCCCCGTTGCGATGGGTTGGGGTGACCCAGGTGTGGCGTTTACAGCGGTCTTGCAACTGGGGAGCATCGCGGCTATTCTCTGGTATTTCTGGTCTGATCTGACCCAGGTCACCGTTGGGATGACTCAAGCACTGATGCGATCGCAGTATGAGTCAAAAGATTTTCGTATGGGATTAGGCATCATTTTAGGAACGATCCCCATTGTGATTGGTGGGGTCTTGATCAAAGTGTTGATCCCCGATTTTGATCGATCGCCCCTGCGGAGTATGGCAGCGATCGCCACCGCCTCAATTGGGATGTCACTGTTGTTAGCGTTTTCAGAGTATGTGGGGAAACGCAAACGAACCCTGGACGATATTGGCACTCAAGATGGTATCTGGATGGGGTTCGCGCAGGCACTCGCCTTGATCCCTGGGGTCTCTCGGTCGGGGTCAACCCTGACCGCAGGATTGTTTATCGGGCTAGAGCGCGCTGCGGCTGCCCGCTATTCTTTTTTACTGGGCATTCCCGCGATCACGATCGCTGGCTTAGTTGAACTCAAGACCCTGTTAGAAGTTGGGGTTCGGGGGGCAGAGCTATTACCACTGGTGATTGGAGTCATCACCGCAGCAGCCTCTTCCTATGCGGCGATCGCCTGGTTGCTGCGCTATCTGCAAAACCACAACACCTGGGTCTTCATCTGGTATCGGTTGGGCTTTGGAATTGCAATTTTGGGGGCGATCGCCGCTAATTTAGTGCAAAACGTTTAG